The following are encoded in a window of Kitasatospora sp. NBC_01250 genomic DNA:
- a CDS encoding HAD-IC family P-type ATPase, producing the protein MTHPADRSTPADDPADAPAAAGPGTLVRPGGLSAAEVAQRVAQGQVNDVPVRSSRSVPEIVRANVFTRFNAIIGVLFAVILVVGPIQDGLFGLVIVANTAIGVIQEVRAKRTLDSLALIGEARPEVRRDGQVAQIAVGEIVLDDTVLLGIGDKVIVDGEVTEADGLEIDESLLTGEPDPVHKRPGDAVMSGSFVVAGSGAFTATKVGREAYAAQLAEEASRFTLVKSELRTGIDTILRFITYLLVPTAIGLVISQWSVEHNDWREAVRRTVAGIVPMVPEGLVLLTSVAFAIGVVRLGRKQCLVQELPAIEGLARVDTVCLDKTGTLTEGGMDVQELRALDGDAQPGRLQQVLGTLAGADARPNPSMRAILDAYGTAAPEDDRTGDGDSTADGGGWRVLEAVPFSSARKWSGAQLREPDGAEAGWLLGAPDVLLPTGHPALTAVDELGAQGLRVLLLGRTTVPLDAPDPAKGLAPLALLVLRQRLRPDAAATLRYFEEQRVQAKVISGDSAVSVGAVAASLELPGADHPLDARTLPTEPEALADTAERTTVFGRVTPQQKRELVGALQSRGHHVAMTGDGVNDVLALKDADIGVAMGSGSEATRAVAQIVLLNDSFATLPSVVAEGRRVIGNIERVASLFLVKTVYSVLLALLVVFTQVPYPFLPRHSTVLSALTIGIPAFFLALAPNNERARPGFVRRVLRLAIPGGVIAGTATFVAYVLARGDHATDLKADTSVATLTLFIVAIWVLAIVARPYTWWRLLLIATMCGAFALVLVVPWLSDFFQLKLVGIRDPWTGVAVAVVAGLLLEVVWRFVRRSLDEE; encoded by the coding sequence ATGACGCACCCCGCCGACCGGAGCACGCCAGCCGACGACCCCGCCGACGCCCCGGCCGCGGCCGGCCCGGGCACCCTCGTCCGTCCGGGTGGCCTGAGCGCCGCCGAGGTGGCGCAACGGGTGGCCCAGGGTCAGGTCAACGACGTACCGGTGCGGTCCAGCCGGTCGGTGCCGGAGATCGTCCGGGCCAACGTCTTCACCCGGTTCAACGCGATCATCGGCGTGCTCTTCGCGGTGATCCTGGTGGTCGGCCCGATCCAGGACGGCCTGTTCGGCCTGGTGATCGTGGCCAACACCGCGATCGGCGTGATCCAGGAGGTGCGCGCCAAGCGGACCCTGGACAGCCTGGCGCTGATCGGCGAGGCCCGCCCCGAGGTGCGCCGCGACGGGCAGGTGGCGCAGATCGCGGTCGGCGAGATCGTGCTGGACGACACCGTGCTGCTGGGCATCGGCGACAAGGTGATCGTGGACGGCGAGGTCACCGAGGCGGACGGCCTGGAGATCGACGAGTCGCTGCTCACCGGCGAGCCCGACCCGGTGCACAAGCGCCCGGGCGACGCGGTGATGTCCGGCAGCTTCGTGGTGGCCGGCTCCGGCGCCTTCACCGCCACCAAGGTCGGCCGCGAGGCCTACGCGGCCCAGCTGGCCGAGGAGGCCAGCCGGTTCACCCTGGTCAAGTCCGAGCTGCGCACCGGCATCGACACCATCCTGCGGTTCATCACCTACCTGCTGGTCCCCACCGCGATCGGCCTGGTGATCAGTCAGTGGTCGGTCGAGCACAACGACTGGCGCGAGGCGGTGCGCCGCACGGTGGCCGGCATCGTGCCGATGGTGCCCGAGGGCCTGGTGCTGCTGACCTCGGTGGCCTTCGCGATCGGGGTGGTCCGGCTGGGCCGCAAGCAGTGCCTGGTGCAGGAGCTGCCGGCGATCGAGGGGCTGGCCCGGGTGGACACCGTCTGCCTGGACAAGACCGGCACCCTCACCGAGGGTGGCATGGACGTGCAGGAGCTGCGCGCGCTGGACGGCGACGCGCAGCCCGGCCGGCTCCAGCAGGTGCTGGGCACCCTGGCCGGTGCCGACGCCCGGCCCAACCCGAGCATGCGGGCGATCCTGGACGCCTACGGCACCGCCGCCCCCGAGGACGATCGCACCGGCGACGGTGACAGCACCGCCGACGGCGGCGGCTGGCGGGTGCTGGAGGCGGTGCCCTTCTCCTCCGCCCGCAAGTGGAGCGGCGCCCAGCTGCGCGAGCCGGACGGCGCCGAGGCCGGCTGGCTGCTCGGCGCCCCCGACGTGCTGCTGCCCACCGGCCACCCCGCGCTGACCGCGGTGGACGAACTCGGCGCGCAGGGCCTGCGGGTGCTGCTGCTGGGCCGCACCACCGTCCCGCTGGACGCCCCCGACCCGGCCAAGGGCCTTGCGCCGCTGGCCCTGCTGGTGCTCCGGCAGCGGCTGCGCCCGGACGCCGCCGCGACGCTGCGCTACTTCGAGGAGCAGCGGGTCCAGGCGAAGGTGATCTCCGGCGACAGCGCGGTCTCGGTCGGCGCGGTGGCGGCGAGCCTGGAGCTGCCGGGCGCCGACCACCCGCTGGACGCCCGCACGCTGCCCACCGAGCCCGAGGCGCTGGCCGACACCGCCGAGCGCACCACCGTCTTCGGCCGGGTGACGCCGCAGCAGAAGCGCGAGCTGGTCGGCGCGCTGCAGTCGCGCGGGCACCACGTGGCGATGACCGGCGACGGCGTCAACGACGTGCTGGCGCTCAAGGACGCCGACATCGGGGTGGCGATGGGCTCGGGCAGCGAGGCGACCCGGGCGGTGGCCCAGATCGTGCTGCTGAACGACAGCTTCGCCACGCTGCCCTCGGTGGTCGCCGAGGGCCGCAGGGTGATCGGCAACATCGAGCGCGTCGCCAGCCTGTTCCTGGTGAAGACGGTCTACTCCGTCCTGCTGGCGCTGCTGGTGGTCTTCACCCAGGTGCCGTACCCGTTCCTGCCCCGGCACTCCACCGTGCTGAGCGCACTGACCATCGGCATCCCGGCCTTCTTCCTGGCGCTTGCGCCGAACAACGAACGGGCCAGGCCCGGGTTCGTGCGCCGGGTGCTGCGGCTGGCGATCCCCGGCGGGGTGATCGCGGGCACCGCCACCTTCGTCGCCTACGTGCTGGCCCGCGGCGACCACGCCACCGACCTGAAGGCCGACACCAGTGTGGCCACCCTGACGCTCTTCATCGTGGCGATCTGGGTGCTGGCGATCGTGGCCCGCCCGTACACCTGGTGGCGGCTGCTGCTGATCGCCACCATGTGCGGGGCATTCGCCCTGGTGCTGGTGGTCCCCTGGCTCTCCGACTTCTTCCAGCTCAAGCTGGTCGGCATCCGCGACCCCTGGACGGGGGTGGCCGTCGCCGTGGTCGCCGGCCTGCTGCTCGAGGTGGTCTGGCGGTTCGTCCGGCGCTCGCTGGACGAGGAGTAG
- a CDS encoding DUF2530 domain-containing protein — translation MPKTPLHPSPPPMEANDVAIVGGGTALWFLGFVVLLPFHSTLREHGHGNWPWVCLAGGLLGLIGVWYCRGRRAAIQRSRAADAAASATGTPTDGVRREED, via the coding sequence ATGCCGAAGACCCCGCTGCACCCCTCACCGCCTCCCATGGAAGCCAACGACGTCGCGATCGTCGGCGGCGGGACGGCGCTCTGGTTCCTGGGCTTCGTGGTGCTGCTCCCGTTCCACAGCACGCTGCGGGAGCACGGGCACGGCAACTGGCCCTGGGTCTGCCTGGCCGGCGGCCTGCTCGGGCTGATCGGCGTGTGGTACTGCCGGGGCAGGCGGGCGGCGATCCAGCGCTCCCGGGCCGCGGACGCCGCGGCGTCCGCCACCGGGACCCCGACGGACGGTGTCCGCCGCGAGGAGGACTGA
- a CDS encoding NCS2 family permease, which produces MPSAALDRYFRISERGSSLPREIRGGVATFFTMAYILVLNPIILSNAVDVNKHALSFPQLVTATALTAGLTTLLMAVIGNVPIGLAAGLGVNTIVALQLAPKMTWPDAMGMVVLAGICIMLLVATGLRERVMTAVPLGLRKAIAIGIGLFIALVGLVDSGFVSRVPDIAHTTVPLQLGIGGHLHGWPVLVFVLGVLLTLVLVVRKVPGAILISIVVMTLVAVVIQKAANLPAEAWGLTVPKWPGNPVSTPDFSLVGQVSLFGGFHHVSVLTGILFVFTVLMSAFFDAMGTILGVADEAHLLDRNGDLPGINRILMVDGVATALGGATSSSANTCFVESTAGVGEGARTGFASLVTGALFMLALFLTPLATMVPAQAATPALVTVGFLILANSIREIDWSDYTIAIPAFLTMVLMPFTYSITNGIGMGFITFCVLRLATGRGRSVPVALYVVAAVFAFYYMMPALGLAK; this is translated from the coding sequence ATGCCTTCCGCGGCCCTCGACCGCTACTTCCGGATCTCCGAGCGCGGCTCCAGCCTGCCCAGGGAGATCCGTGGCGGCGTCGCCACCTTCTTCACCATGGCCTACATCCTGGTGCTGAACCCGATCATCCTGTCCAACGCCGTGGACGTGAACAAGCACGCGCTGAGCTTCCCTCAGCTGGTCACGGCGACCGCGCTCACCGCGGGGCTCACCACCCTGCTGATGGCGGTGATCGGCAACGTGCCGATCGGCCTGGCCGCGGGCCTGGGCGTGAACACCATCGTCGCGCTCCAGCTCGCGCCCAAGATGACCTGGCCGGACGCCATGGGCATGGTCGTGCTGGCCGGCATCTGCATCATGCTGCTGGTCGCCACCGGCTTGCGCGAACGGGTGATGACCGCCGTGCCGCTCGGCCTGCGCAAGGCGATCGCGATCGGCATCGGCCTCTTCATCGCGCTGGTCGGCCTGGTCGACTCCGGCTTCGTCAGCCGGGTGCCCGACATCGCCCACACCACCGTCCCGCTGCAGCTCGGCATCGGCGGTCACCTGCACGGCTGGCCGGTGCTGGTCTTCGTGCTCGGGGTGCTGCTCACCCTCGTGCTGGTGGTGCGCAAGGTGCCGGGCGCGATCCTCATCTCCATCGTGGTGATGACCCTGGTCGCCGTGGTGATCCAGAAGGCCGCCAACCTGCCCGCCGAGGCCTGGGGCCTGACGGTGCCCAAGTGGCCGGGCAACCCGGTGTCCACCCCGGACTTCTCGCTGGTCGGCCAGGTCAGCCTGTTCGGCGGGTTCCACCACGTCAGCGTGCTGACCGGGATCCTCTTCGTCTTCACCGTGCTGATGAGCGCCTTCTTCGACGCGATGGGCACCATCCTCGGCGTCGCCGACGAGGCCCACCTGCTCGACCGGAACGGCGACCTGCCGGGCATCAACCGGATCCTGATGGTCGACGGCGTGGCCACCGCGCTGGGCGGCGCCACCTCCTCCTCGGCCAACACCTGCTTCGTCGAGTCGACGGCGGGCGTCGGCGAGGGCGCCCGCACCGGCTTCGCCAGCCTGGTCACCGGCGCGCTCTTCATGCTCGCGCTCTTCCTGACCCCGCTGGCCACCATGGTGCCGGCGCAGGCGGCGACCCCGGCGCTGGTCACGGTCGGCTTCCTGATCCTGGCCAACTCGATCCGCGAGATCGACTGGAGCGACTACACGATCGCCATTCCGGCGTTCCTGACCATGGTGCTGATGCCGTTCACCTACAGCATCACCAACGGCATCGGGATGGGCTTCATCACCTTCTGCGTGCTGCGGCTGGCGACCGGGCGCGGGCGCAGCGTGCCGGTGGCGCTGTACGTGGTGGCGGCGGTCTTCGCCTTCTACTACATGATGCCGGCGCTCGGGCTGGCCAAGTAG
- a CDS encoding histone deacetylase has translation MTGDSPDPAAGPKLLWYAAYGSNLHLARLTAYLAGGRPLGGARDYPGCRDPRPPRDSRAIRLPGRLYFALESTVWTGGMAFYDPAATTATTAAPDTGSPGHDGTAARAYLITAAQLSDLAAQEMRRPPGTDLDLRQALREGRAVLGPGRYDTLIHPGDLEGRPLLTFTAPWPLAEAPLNPPSARYLHHLAAGLREAHGWRTTEIAAYLSTRPGAAGHWSPQQLTDLLT, from the coding sequence ATGACCGGCGACAGCCCCGACCCGGCGGCAGGCCCGAAGCTGCTCTGGTACGCCGCCTACGGCTCCAACCTGCACCTGGCCCGGCTCACCGCCTACCTGGCCGGGGGCCGCCCGCTCGGCGGCGCCCGCGACTACCCGGGCTGCCGCGACCCGCGTCCGCCACGCGACAGCCGCGCGATCCGGTTGCCGGGCCGGCTGTACTTCGCCCTGGAGTCGACCGTCTGGACCGGCGGCATGGCCTTCTACGACCCCGCCGCCACTACCGCCACCACTGCCGCCCCTGACACCGGCTCCCCCGGCCACGACGGCACGGCGGCGCGCGCCTACCTGATCACCGCCGCCCAGCTGAGCGACCTGGCCGCCCAGGAGATGCGCCGCCCGCCCGGCACCGACCTCGACCTGCGCCAGGCCCTGCGCGAGGGCCGCGCCGTCCTGGGCCCCGGCCGCTACGACACCCTGATCCACCCGGGCGACCTGGAGGGCCGCCCGCTGCTCACCTTCACGGCCCCCTGGCCGCTGGCCGAGGCCCCGCTCAACCCACCGTCCGCCCGCTACCTGCACCACCTCGCGGCCGGCCTGCGCGAGGCGCACGGCTGGCGCACCACCGAGATCGCCGCCTACCTGAGCACCCGCCCCGGCGCCGCCGGCCACTGGAGCCCGCAGCAGCTCACGGACCTGCTGACCTGA
- a CDS encoding DUF4231 domain-containing protein: MARWDPTGIDEADFLPEQFRTADQASVEAQRQTLRWYRGLILMLVVAAAVSAVIGPGSGGHGSVAPLISVAAFLAAGYFWSRLRQANPQARWYASRAAAESVKTLAWKYTVRARPFGGPADSPEVDEEYRAHIAEVLRTFEETGVLPPDAVPEITDGMRELRAAGLTARRTMYLRLRVEGQRTWYLAKADACESQAVSWGLGTVALMIIGGAAAVAQATGAISVSLFGACSAAAAAIIAWTQLKQLRPLVSAYQLAAKELDLVWGKLSVLDPNDTDAESTWSLLAGDVEDAVAREHSSWRSRRAFPR; encoded by the coding sequence ATGGCGCGATGGGACCCAACGGGGATCGACGAGGCGGATTTCCTGCCGGAGCAGTTCCGCACCGCCGACCAGGCCTCGGTCGAGGCGCAGCGGCAGACCCTGCGCTGGTACCGCGGGTTGATCCTGATGCTGGTGGTCGCGGCGGCGGTCAGCGCGGTGATCGGTCCGGGCAGCGGCGGTCACGGCAGCGTCGCCCCGCTGATCTCGGTGGCGGCCTTCCTCGCGGCCGGCTACTTCTGGTCCAGGCTGCGGCAGGCCAACCCGCAAGCCCGCTGGTACGCCTCGCGCGCCGCCGCGGAGTCGGTGAAGACGCTGGCCTGGAAGTACACGGTGCGGGCTCGCCCGTTCGGCGGCCCGGCCGACTCGCCCGAGGTCGACGAGGAGTACCGGGCGCACATCGCCGAGGTGCTGCGGACCTTCGAGGAGACCGGGGTGCTGCCGCCCGACGCGGTGCCGGAGATCACCGACGGCATGCGGGAGTTGCGCGCCGCCGGGCTGACCGCGCGGCGCACCATGTACCTGCGGCTGCGGGTGGAGGGCCAGCGCACCTGGTACCTGGCCAAGGCGGACGCCTGCGAGTCGCAGGCCGTCTCCTGGGGGCTGGGGACGGTCGCGCTGATGATCATCGGTGGCGCCGCCGCCGTGGCGCAGGCCACCGGTGCGATCTCGGTGAGCCTGTTCGGCGCCTGCTCGGCCGCCGCCGCCGCGATCATCGCCTGGACCCAGCTCAAGCAACTGCGCCCGCTGGTCTCGGCCTACCAGCTGGCCGCCAAGGAACTCGACCTGGTGTGGGGCAAGTTGTCGGTGCTGGATCCGAACGACACGGACGCGGAGTCGACCTGGTCGCTGCTGGCCGGCGACGTCGAGGACGCGGTGGCGCGTGAGCACAGCAGTTGGCGCTCGCGTCGGGCCTTCCCGCGCTGA
- a CDS encoding MarR family winged helix-turn-helix transcriptional regulator, giving the protein MSEMSEGDLAAVSQLRSSVMRLARRLRHQHVEQSLSPTEMGVLGTLARCGSATPGELARREHVQPPSMTRIIAMLEEKGLVRREPHPEDRRQVVVSMTEQAQTILDESRRRRNAWLAELASGLTEEEWATVRAAAPALYKLAHL; this is encoded by the coding sequence ATGTCCGAGATGTCCGAGGGCGACCTCGCCGCTGTCAGTCAGCTGCGGTCGTCCGTGATGCGGCTGGCGCGGCGGTTGCGGCACCAGCATGTGGAGCAGTCCCTCAGTCCCACCGAGATGGGTGTGCTGGGGACGCTCGCGCGGTGTGGCAGTGCCACACCTGGGGAGTTGGCGCGGCGGGAGCATGTGCAGCCGCCGTCGATGACGCGAATCATCGCGATGTTGGAGGAGAAGGGGCTGGTGCGGCGGGAGCCGCACCCCGAGGACCGGCGGCAAGTGGTGGTCAGCATGACCGAGCAGGCCCAGACGATCCTCGACGAGAGCCGTCGGCGGCGCAACGCCTGGCTCGCGGAGCTGGCCTCCGGCCTGACCGAGGAGGAGTGGGCGACCGTGCGCGCGGCAGCGCCCGCGCTGTACAAGCTCGCGCACCTGTAG
- a CDS encoding MFS transporter, which produces MTPQGAAGAVNRPDDTTIPTSTLATPVATPVSPPGDDDPCERTAAADPAASARFTRPGGMFSSLRVRNYRYFFAGQIVSNTGSWMQRIAQDWLVLSLTGSPLAVGITTAMQFLPTLALGLFGGVLADRMPKRRLLIATQGAMGLLAAALAVLTITGAVTEYYVYAFALLLGLVTVVDTPTRQAFVSEMVGPDHLSNAVSLNAANFQTARLVGPAVAGLLIAAVGSGWAFALNGLSFAAVIGGLLAMRTSELRPVARIPREKGQLREGLRYVKERPDLMWPLVLAGFIGTFGFNFPTLLSGFARGTFHVGPGQYGLLNTAMALGSLAGALYAARRGAPRLRWLAGAALVFGLLEVLASAAPGYWSFAVLLTLIGIFGLTFNTSVNSYVQLSTDPEMRGRVMGLLVLVFTGGTPIGAPLVGWVTGAYGARVGLLACGVVSALAAAGVGLVLARCADLRLRVDLHRGSRVVAFVPRQRSRNSELAPAC; this is translated from the coding sequence GTGACACCGCAGGGCGCAGCCGGCGCCGTCAACCGTCCCGACGACACCACCATCCCGACCTCGACCCTTGCCACTCCCGTGGCCACGCCGGTGAGTCCGCCCGGCGACGACGACCCCTGCGAACGCACCGCGGCGGCTGACCCCGCCGCGTCGGCGCGGTTCACCCGGCCCGGGGGGATGTTCTCCTCGCTGCGGGTGCGCAACTACCGGTACTTCTTCGCCGGGCAGATCGTCAGCAACACCGGCAGCTGGATGCAGCGCATCGCCCAGGACTGGCTGGTGCTGAGCCTGACCGGCAGCCCGCTCGCGGTCGGCATCACCACCGCCATGCAGTTCCTGCCCACGCTCGCGCTCGGCCTCTTCGGCGGCGTGCTCGCCGACCGGATGCCCAAGCGCCGGCTGCTGATCGCCACCCAGGGTGCGATGGGCCTGCTCGCCGCCGCACTGGCGGTGCTCACGATCACCGGTGCGGTGACCGAGTACTACGTCTACGCCTTCGCCCTGCTGCTCGGCCTGGTGACCGTGGTGGACACCCCGACCCGGCAGGCCTTCGTCTCCGAGATGGTCGGCCCCGACCACCTGAGCAACGCGGTGAGCCTGAACGCCGCCAACTTCCAGACCGCCCGGCTGGTCGGCCCGGCGGTGGCCGGTCTGCTGATCGCGGCGGTGGGCAGCGGCTGGGCGTTCGCGCTCAACGGGCTCTCGTTCGCGGCCGTGATCGGCGGGCTGCTGGCGATGCGGACCAGCGAGCTGCGGCCGGTCGCCCGGATCCCGCGCGAGAAGGGCCAGTTGCGCGAGGGGCTGCGGTACGTCAAGGAGCGGCCCGACCTCATGTGGCCGCTGGTGCTGGCGGGCTTCATCGGGACCTTCGGCTTCAACTTCCCGACCCTGCTGTCCGGTTTCGCCCGCGGCACCTTCCACGTCGGCCCCGGCCAGTACGGCCTGCTGAACACCGCGATGGCGCTCGGCTCGCTGGCCGGCGCGCTCTACGCCGCCCGCCGGGGCGCGCCGCGACTGCGCTGGCTGGCCGGCGCGGCGCTGGTCTTCGGGCTGCTGGAGGTGCTGGCCTCGGCCGCGCCCGGCTACTGGAGCTTCGCGGTGCTGCTCACCCTGATCGGGATCTTCGGGCTGACCTTCAACACCTCGGTCAACTCCTATGTGCAGCTGTCCACCGACCCCGAGATGCGCGGCCGGGTGATGGGTCTGCTGGTGCTGGTCTTCACCGGCGGCACCCCGATCGGCGCCCCGCTGGTCGGCTGGGTGACGGGGGCCTACGGGGCCCGGGTGGGCCTGCTCGCCTGTGGCGTGGTCTCGGCGCTGGCCGCGGCGGGGGTCGGCCTGGTGCTGGCCCGCTGCGCGGACCTGCGACTGCGGGTCGACCTGCACCGCGGCAGCCGGGTGGTGGCCTTCGTGCCGCGCCAGCGCAGCCGCAACAGCGAGCTGGCGCCCGCCTGCTGA
- a CDS encoding GNAT family N-acetyltransferase gives MKIRNGGPADVPAMIALADSAVAWLNARGITEQWGEVPWSNRPADVERLHRYARDYLLRVAEDADGQVVGVCVLAEELSDYVARVAPAVIPELYVRFLLTDRTRSGSGIGAALIADAREETVRRGLTLLRVDCFRGEDRALVRQYETLGFTESLAFDLPRPDGSTWPGQILEIRI, from the coding sequence ATGAAGATCCGCAACGGTGGCCCCGCAGACGTCCCCGCGATGATCGCCCTGGCCGACTCGGCGGTCGCCTGGCTGAACGCCCGGGGCATCACCGAGCAGTGGGGCGAGGTGCCCTGGTCGAACCGCCCGGCCGACGTCGAGCGCCTGCACCGCTACGCCCGCGACTACCTGCTGCGGGTCGCCGAGGACGCGGACGGCCAGGTGGTCGGCGTCTGCGTGCTGGCCGAGGAGCTGTCCGACTACGTCGCCCGGGTCGCCCCGGCCGTCATACCCGAGCTGTACGTCCGGTTCCTGCTCACCGACCGCACGCGCAGCGGCAGCGGCATCGGCGCCGCGCTGATCGCGGACGCGCGCGAGGAGACGGTGCGGCGCGGGCTGACCCTGCTGCGGGTGGACTGCTTCCGCGGCGAGGACCGGGCGCTGGTGCGTCAGTACGAGACGCTCGGCTTCACCGAGAGCCTCGCGTTCGACCTCCCGCGCCCCGACGGCAGCACCTGGCCCGGCCAGATCCTGGAGATCAGGATCTGA
- the thpR gene encoding RNA 2',3'-cyclic phosphodiesterase: MRLFVAAHPSVDALAELAVAVAPLHALPGAGRLRWTGEEGWHLTLAFLGSVAEEQLPGLRDGLAQAAAGYQAHRLRLAGGGHFGDRVLWVGLAGQTWALRSLARAVTQVTGEVLGVEEEFTYHPHLTLARTGRGGHPGREERAALRAAAEQLVEFQGVEWPVTEFQLMRSDFGSGRSRYTTVDRWELNSG; the protein is encoded by the coding sequence ATGAGGCTCTTCGTCGCCGCTCACCCCTCCGTCGACGCCCTCGCCGAGCTGGCTGTCGCCGTCGCTCCGCTGCACGCGCTGCCCGGGGCGGGGCGGCTGCGGTGGACGGGTGAGGAGGGGTGGCACCTCACGCTGGCGTTTCTGGGGTCGGTGGCGGAGGAGCAGCTGCCCGGGCTCCGTGACGGGCTGGCGCAGGCGGCCGCGGGGTACCAGGCGCACCGGCTTCGGCTGGCCGGGGGTGGGCACTTCGGTGACCGGGTGCTGTGGGTGGGGCTGGCCGGGCAGACCTGGGCGTTGCGGTCGCTGGCCCGGGCGGTGACCCAGGTGACGGGCGAAGTGCTGGGCGTGGAGGAGGAGTTCACGTACCACCCGCACCTCACGCTGGCGCGTACCGGGCGCGGTGGCCACCCCGGGCGCGAGGAGCGTGCCGCGCTGCGTGCCGCAGCCGAGCAACTCGTCGAGTTCCAGGGCGTCGAGTGGCCGGTGACGGAGTTTCAGCTGATGCGCAGCGACTTCGGCAGCGGCCGGTCCCGCTACACCACCGTGGACCGCTGGGAGCTCAACTCGGGCTGA
- a CDS encoding TetR/AcrR family transcriptional regulator, translating to MTSTQPGATRGRPRSFDREAALAAATLLFWEKGYEATSIADLTEAMGIRAPSLYAAFGDKRALFEEVVADYGRAYGAFGLRALEEEPTVRAGIARLLRETAAEYTAPGHPHGCMIISAAANCSNEEVMASLRTIRTANIADLEQRIAAAVATGEEPPTSDPATLARLVGAVIQGMSQQARDGADRAELELVAEAAMRAWPPPLSPS from the coding sequence ATGACCAGCACCCAGCCCGGCGCGACCCGCGGCCGTCCCCGGTCCTTCGACCGCGAGGCGGCGCTGGCCGCCGCCACGCTGCTGTTCTGGGAGAAGGGGTACGAGGCCACCTCGATCGCCGACCTGACCGAGGCGATGGGCATCCGGGCACCCAGCCTGTACGCGGCCTTCGGCGACAAGCGGGCCCTGTTCGAGGAGGTGGTGGCCGACTACGGCAGGGCGTACGGCGCCTTCGGCCTGCGCGCGCTGGAGGAGGAGCCGACGGTGCGCGCCGGCATCGCCCGGCTGCTGCGCGAGACGGCCGCCGAGTACACCGCCCCCGGCCACCCGCACGGCTGCATGATCATCAGCGCCGCGGCCAACTGCAGCAACGAAGAGGTGATGGCGAGCCTGCGAACGATCCGCACCGCCAACATCGCGGACCTCGAACAGCGGATCGCGGCAGCCGTGGCCACCGGCGAGGAGCCGCCGACCAGCGACCCGGCGACCCTGGCCCGGCTCGTCGGCGCGGTGATCCAGGGCATGTCGCAGCAGGCGAGGGACGGCGCCGATCGAGCGGAGCTGGAACTGGTCGCCGAGGCGGCCATGCGCGCCTGGCCGCCACCGCTCAGCCCGAGTTGA
- a CDS encoding SDR family oxidoreductase, which translates to MSRLSGKTALVTGGSRGIGKGIALRLAAEGALVAVHYGTNEGAAKETVAGIEEAGGQAFALGAELGVPGDAAALWAAFDEGLAAHSGGSGLDILVNNAGVGLYGVVGEVAEADFDRVFAVNAKAPYFIVQQGLERLRDGGRVINISSGVTRIAYPITSAYSMTKGAINTLTLTLAQQLGPRGITVNAVAPGLVNTDLTAELREPAAQAQAAAFSVFNRVGEPADIGDAVAFLASDDARWVTGQVLDGTGGSHLGV; encoded by the coding sequence ATGAGCAGGCTTTCCGGGAAGACGGCACTGGTGACCGGCGGCAGTCGGGGGATCGGCAAGGGGATCGCGCTGCGGCTGGCCGCCGAGGGTGCGCTGGTCGCGGTGCACTACGGGACCAACGAGGGCGCCGCCAAGGAGACGGTGGCCGGGATCGAGGAGGCCGGCGGCCAGGCGTTCGCCCTCGGGGCCGAGCTGGGCGTGCCGGGCGACGCCGCCGCGCTCTGGGCGGCCTTCGACGAGGGGCTCGCGGCCCACAGCGGCGGCTCGGGCCTGGACATCCTGGTCAACAACGCGGGCGTGGGCCTGTACGGAGTGGTCGGCGAGGTGGCCGAGGCCGACTTCGACCGGGTCTTCGCGGTCAACGCCAAGGCGCCGTACTTCATCGTCCAGCAGGGCCTGGAGCGCCTGCGGGACGGTGGTCGGGTGATCAACATCTCCTCCGGCGTGACCCGGATCGCCTACCCGATCACCAGCGCCTACTCGATGACCAAGGGTGCGATCAACACGCTCACGCTCACCCTGGCCCAGCAGTTGGGCCCGCGCGGGATCACCGTCAACGCGGTGGCCCCCGGCCTGGTCAACACCGACCTGACCGCGGAGCTGCGGGAGCCCGCGGCGCAGGCGCAGGCCGCCGCGTTCTCGGTCTTCAACCGGGTCGGCGAGCCGGCGGACATCGGCGACGCGGTGGCCTTCCTGGCCTCCGACGACGCCCGCTGGGTCACCGGTCAGGTGCTGGATGGCACGGGGGGCTCCCACCTCGGGGTGTGA